A region from the uncultured Macellibacteroides sp. genome encodes:
- a CDS encoding DNA/RNA non-specific endonuclease, with translation MAKKKRKAPVRKKGKTNASVLTFIKQIFVTACVVIVCFIGIWSLYNYINPFDVQPDEKESVEHYPGQEEFPESEIPDSVTVTPEEEKSSLKEPETVAFEVPDGVEMSRLENGQPEEIVRHEGYTLSYNPTYKIANWVAYKLTSGEARSTKNGRTDKFLRDPQVSVSAENDDYTRSGYDRGHMAPAGDMKWSAKAIRESFYLSNICPQKPGLNRGVWKDLEEKCRLWAKEKKSVWIVTGPVINTELKRLGKNRVGIPRQFYKVVVNSNGNSLEGIAFLFENRDYKDKSLREYPVSIDSVEKITGIDFFHKLPDAVETKMESSCNPDKWML, from the coding sequence ATGGCTAAGAAGAAAAGAAAAGCACCCGTACGAAAAAAAGGTAAAACCAATGCATCGGTTCTGACATTCATAAAGCAGATATTTGTTACTGCATGTGTTGTTATTGTCTGTTTCATAGGAATATGGAGTCTTTATAATTACATTAACCCGTTTGATGTTCAACCGGACGAAAAAGAGTCGGTCGAGCATTACCCCGGACAAGAAGAATTTCCTGAATCGGAGATTCCAGATTCGGTAACTGTGACTCCCGAAGAAGAAAAGAGCTCTTTAAAAGAACCTGAAACTGTTGCTTTCGAGGTTCCTGATGGAGTGGAAATGTCCCGACTCGAAAACGGCCAGCCGGAAGAAATAGTTCGTCATGAAGGCTATACGCTTTCCTATAACCCAACCTATAAGATCGCAAACTGGGTTGCTTACAAACTAACATCAGGCGAAGCCAGAAGTACAAAGAATGGTCGGACCGACAAATTTTTACGCGATCCCCAGGTAAGTGTTTCTGCCGAAAATGACGATTATACACGCTCTGGATACGACAGGGGACATATGGCCCCGGCCGGAGATATGAAGTGGTCTGCTAAAGCAATCCGCGAGTCTTTTTATCTGAGCAATATATGTCCGCAGAAACCTGGTTTAAACCGAGGTGTATGGAAGGATTTGGAGGAGAAATGCCGTTTGTGGGCTAAAGAAAAGAAATCGGTATGGATTGTAACAGGTCCGGTTATTAATACAGAACTTAAACGATTAGGGAAAAATAGGGTGGGAATTCCCAGACAATTTTATAAGGTTGTTGTAAATTCGAACGGAAATTCGCTGGAAGGCATCGCCTTTTTGTTTGAAAACCGCGATTACAAAGATAAATCGCTTCGGGAATACCCGGTTAGCATCGACAGTGTCGAAAAAATAACAGGCATCGACTTCTTCCATAAACTACCCGATGCGGTAGAAACAAAGATGGAGTCTTCTTGTAATCCCGATAAATGGATGCTTTAA
- a CDS encoding glycoside hydrolase family 2 TIM barrel-domain containing protein, translated as MRKVSFLFCVLFAFASLQGQTNFWENPKLVNEGVEKPRATFVPYQKMEQAMTGDKFKTPFVQSLNGTWRFKFSVKPSERPLDFYEPAYCDNDWSDIKVPSNWEMQGFGIPVYTNVTYIFPKNPPFLDNEDLPVGSYRTTFNVPAGWNERETILHFESIAGAATVWVNGEKIGYSKASKTAAEFNISKYLKTGKNHLAVEVFKWSDASYLEDQDFWRLAGIERDVYLISRPKVSLEDFFAIGDLDKSYKNGIFSMDVNVRNFNQAAASGYSVEVGLLDAAGKTVFTKKIGVPSIAAGGEEKVSFSQSVSNPKQWSAEYPNLYSVTVALKDAKGKTTEVTASKTGFRKIEMKNGQVWINGTPIIIRGTNIHEHHPVTGHAVDQATRIEDIRLMKLNNINAIRMSHYPQSIEMFKLCDQYGLYVIDEANIEAHDLDGFDRSRHPSFIKDWLGQHMDRTMRMVERDKNHPCIIGWSTGNESDFGPNYVETYNWMKQRDRTRTVQCERADEDPHTDIIAWMYTSPQKLQKYADRTDTNRPWILCEYAHAMGNSTGNFQEYWDIILKSPELQGGFIWDWVDQGMETKDPNGRKYFYYGGDFGGDRWAHQENFCSNGLISADRTPHPGLTEVKKSYQGVYFLPVDVAKGKIQLVNHFQFSDLNRYAYEWSFQVNDRVVATGTFAVSGRPGTTTPVTIALPAYTPKAGEEYFLNVKALEKEGTELVPVGHIVASEQLALPTSNYFVSDRNVKGTLKVTKSENALQFESGNVQGSISLVNGLLTSYKKDGKALLTSAPEPNFWRAPTDNDFGENLQFKTNVWRTAGDNLKLIKADVKNQTAEGVEVVCSFKIAYLDVDYTIDYFVRNDGSVELTSSMDMGNKELPELPRFGMKMEMDESFDQVSWYGRGPLENYWDRKRSSFVGRYDAKVKDLGFDYIRPQENGNRADVRQVTFVNPEGLGVQIQGLAQPVNFTARHNYDADYDPGMTKKQQHIADIDHRNLVAVNIDLQQRGLGGDTSWGTHPMDQYRLTDKKYSYSYLISPFVK; from the coding sequence ATGAGAAAAGTTTCATTTCTTTTTTGCGTGCTTTTTGCTTTTGCCAGCCTTCAGGGTCAGACCAATTTTTGGGAGAATCCTAAACTGGTGAATGAGGGAGTAGAAAAGCCTCGCGCAACCTTTGTTCCATATCAGAAGATGGAACAGGCGATGACCGGAGATAAGTTTAAAACCCCGTTTGTACAATCGCTGAACGGAACCTGGCGTTTTAAATTTAGTGTTAAACCATCTGAGCGTCCGCTCGATTTTTACGAACCTGCTTATTGCGACAATGACTGGAGTGATATAAAGGTACCTTCAAACTGGGAAATGCAGGGATTTGGAATTCCTGTTTATACTAATGTTACATATATTTTCCCAAAGAATCCTCCATTCCTTGATAATGAGGATCTGCCTGTTGGTTCTTATCGTACAACATTCAACGTGCCGGCCGGATGGAACGAACGTGAAACTATTTTGCATTTTGAATCCATTGCCGGAGCAGCTACAGTATGGGTGAACGGCGAAAAGATCGGTTATTCAAAAGCTTCCAAAACTGCTGCCGAGTTCAATATTTCCAAGTATCTTAAAACGGGTAAGAACCATCTTGCCGTTGAAGTATTTAAGTGGAGCGATGCTTCTTACCTCGAAGATCAGGACTTCTGGCGTCTTGCCGGAATCGAGCGTGACGTTTATCTTATCTCTCGTCCAAAAGTATCTCTCGAAGATTTCTTCGCTATCGGCGACCTTGATAAATCGTACAAGAATGGCATCTTCTCTATGGATGTGAATGTCCGTAACTTTAACCAAGCTGCCGCATCCGGTTATTCGGTTGAGGTAGGTTTGCTTGATGCTGCAGGGAAAACTGTATTTACTAAAAAAATTGGAGTTCCTTCCATCGCTGCCGGAGGCGAAGAAAAAGTCTCTTTCTCTCAATCCGTAAGCAATCCCAAACAGTGGAGTGCCGAATATCCTAACCTGTACAGTGTAACTGTTGCGTTGAAAGATGCAAAGGGTAAAACTACCGAGGTTACCGCATCTAAAACCGGATTCCGTAAGATTGAAATGAAAAACGGTCAGGTTTGGATCAATGGTACCCCTATTATTATCAGAGGTACAAATATTCACGAACACCATCCTGTAACTGGTCACGCAGTCGATCAGGCTACACGTATAGAAGATATTCGTTTGATGAAACTGAATAACATCAATGCCATTCGTATGAGTCACTATCCACAGAGCATTGAAATGTTCAAGCTTTGCGATCAGTATGGATTGTATGTTATCGATGAAGCCAATATTGAAGCACACGACCTCGACGGTTTCGACCGTTCGCGCCACCCGTCATTCATTAAGGACTGGTTGGGTCAGCACATGGATCGTACGATGCGTATGGTTGAACGCGACAAGAACCACCCTTGTATTATAGGTTGGTCTACAGGTAACGAAAGCGACTTTGGACCTAACTATGTAGAAACTTACAATTGGATGAAACAACGCGACCGTACACGTACCGTTCAATGCGAACGTGCAGACGAAGATCCGCATACTGATATTATTGCCTGGATGTATACTTCACCTCAGAAGTTACAAAAATATGCAGATCGTACCGACACAAACCGTCCATGGATTCTTTGTGAGTATGCACACGCCATGGGTAACAGTACCGGGAACTTCCAGGAATACTGGGATATTATCCTTAAATCGCCAGAGTTACAGGGTGGATTTATCTGGGACTGGGTTGACCAGGGCATGGAAACCAAGGATCCGAATGGTAGAAAATATTTCTATTATGGAGGCGATTTTGGAGGCGACCGCTGGGCCCATCAGGAAAACTTCTGTTCAAACGGTTTGATAAGTGCCGATCGCACCCCTCATCCGGGATTAACCGAAGTAAAGAAATCTTATCAGGGTGTTTATTTCCTTCCAGTCGATGTTGCTAAAGGAAAGATTCAACTTGTAAACCATTTCCAGTTCTCCGACCTAAACCGCTATGCTTACGAATGGTCTTTCCAAGTGAACGACCGTGTTGTGGCTACAGGTACATTTGCCGTTTCGGGTAGACCAGGTACTACTACGCCAGTTACTATTGCGCTTCCTGCTTATACGCCGAAAGCCGGCGAAGAGTATTTCCTTAATGTGAAGGCATTGGAAAAAGAAGGTACCGAACTTGTTCCGGTAGGTCACATTGTGGCTTCAGAGCAACTTGCCTTGCCAACAAGCAACTATTTTGTATCAGACCGTAACGTGAAAGGTACATTGAAAGTAACCAAGAGCGAAAATGCATTGCAGTTTGAAAGTGGAAATGTACAGGGTTCGATCAGTCTGGTTAATGGACTGCTTACATCCTATAAGAAAGACGGAAAAGCGTTATTAACTTCGGCTCCGGAACCTAATTTCTGGCGTGCACCAACGGATAATGATTTTGGCGAAAACTTACAGTTTAAAACCAATGTATGGAGAACAGCCGGCGATAACCTTAAACTGATTAAAGCGGATGTTAAAAATCAGACAGCCGAAGGGGTAGAAGTTGTTTGTTCGTTCAAGATCGCTTACCTGGATGTAGATTATACCATTGATTACTTTGTGCGCAACGATGGATCTGTAGAACTAACCAGCAGCATGGATATGGGTAACAAAGAACTTCCTGAATTACCCCGTTTTGGTATGAAGATGGAGATGGACGAGTCGTTCGATCAGGTTTCATGGTACGGTCGCGGACCTCTTGAAAATTACTGGGACCGTAAACGTTCTTCGTTTGTAGGTCGTTACGATGCAAAAGTAAAAGATCTTGGTTTTGATTACATTCGTCCACAGGAAAACGGTAACCGTGCAGATGTTCGCCAGGTAACTTTCGTTAATCCCGAAGGACTTGGTGTTCAAATTCAGGGATTGGCGCAGCCTGTTAACTTTACAGCTCGTCATAATTATGATGCTGACTACGATCCGGGCATGACTAAAAAACAACAACATATTGCCGATATCGATCATCGTAACCTTGTTGCCGTGAATATTGATTTACAGCAACGCGGTCTGGGTGGAGATACAAGCTGGGGTACTCATCCTATGGATCAATACCGCCTTACAGATAAGAAATATAGCTACTCTTATCTGATCAGTCCATTTGTGAAGTAA
- a CDS encoding alpha-L-rhamnosidase C-terminal domain-containing protein — protein sequence MKKILWIMVLAVLSNLTLMAYDWKGKWISTERSQSQTNEWLAYRKTVEIKDVPNSFLARIAADSKYWLWINDQLVVFEGGLKRGPEPNATYFDVVDIAKWLKPGENTIAILVWHFGKNGFSHASSGRAGLLFDAQSESLSLVSDRSWRCTLYSAYENTTAPHPNFRLPESNIRFDAQKEIKDWNLTSFTGSFSEAIELTKAEGYPFGKLVERPIPLWKNSGLKAYKSVVYSEKGDTVYCTLPYNCHATPFLNVEAEPGKTIQLITDNYVGGGDTNVRAEYVTKNGVQTYESLGWMNGNQIIYVIPKGVKVLDVKYRETGYDAEFRGKFSCNDPFFNELWKRSARTLYVTMRDTYMDCPDRERAQWWGDEVNELGEVFYVLDARGHKLALKGIYELMNWQREDGVLFAPVPSANWGRELPLQMLASVGYYGFYTHYFFSGDSSFVAPVYDRLHRYLHEVWQPEQNGLVPERAGDWSWGDWGENIDMGVLTNSWYYLALKAEKSFAGMLGKTADVEHIDAMMKSFQSCFNTKYWTGTCYRSPGYNGETDDRAQALAVVSGLASAEKYPALLQVFKKEYHASPYMEKYVLEALFKMGEPSFALQRIKSRYGKMVGYKEYTTLFEGWGAGVDGFGGGTINHAWSGGPLTILSQKLCGIEPTSPAFKTFRVAPQMGTLTDASATVPSIYGDIKVAISQKGKAMSIHVDVPDGTTAEVVFPNGKKVKLAPGTHLLKGHTR from the coding sequence ATGAAAAAAATACTATGGATTATGGTGCTGGCTGTTCTTTCTAACCTTACGCTGATGGCATACGATTGGAAAGGTAAATGGATTAGCACTGAACGAAGCCAAAGTCAGACGAACGAATGGCTGGCTTATCGCAAAACAGTTGAAATAAAGGATGTTCCAAACTCCTTTCTTGCACGTATAGCAGCCGACAGTAAGTATTGGCTCTGGATAAACGACCAGCTGGTTGTTTTTGAAGGAGGACTCAAACGTGGCCCCGAACCTAATGCGACTTATTTTGATGTGGTAGATATTGCCAAATGGCTGAAGCCTGGCGAAAATACCATCGCTATTCTGGTATGGCACTTTGGAAAGAATGGATTTAGTCATGCTAGCAGCGGACGGGCCGGCCTTTTATTTGATGCGCAGTCGGAATCCTTGTCACTCGTGAGCGACCGTTCATGGCGTTGCACTTTGTATTCGGCTTACGAAAATACTACGGCTCCTCATCCTAATTTTCGCTTGCCGGAGAGCAACATTCGTTTTGATGCCCAAAAAGAGATAAAAGACTGGAATCTTACTTCTTTCACGGGATCTTTTTCTGAAGCGATTGAACTGACCAAAGCGGAAGGATACCCCTTCGGGAAGTTGGTGGAACGTCCTATTCCTTTATGGAAAAACAGTGGACTTAAGGCCTATAAATCGGTCGTTTATTCCGAAAAGGGAGATACCGTGTACTGTACGTTGCCTTACAACTGCCATGCTACTCCTTTTTTGAATGTGGAAGCCGAACCAGGGAAAACTATCCAACTAATAACCGACAATTATGTAGGTGGAGGCGATACGAATGTACGCGCCGAATATGTTACCAAAAATGGTGTGCAGACTTACGAGAGTTTGGGTTGGATGAATGGTAACCAGATAATCTATGTGATTCCCAAAGGTGTGAAAGTACTGGATGTTAAGTACCGTGAGACGGGATACGATGCCGAATTTAGAGGCAAGTTTTCCTGTAATGATCCCTTTTTTAATGAACTTTGGAAACGTTCGGCCCGTACACTGTATGTTACCATGCGTGATACTTATATGGATTGTCCTGACAGAGAGCGTGCGCAGTGGTGGGGCGATGAGGTGAATGAATTGGGCGAAGTATTCTACGTGCTTGATGCCCGCGGACATAAGCTGGCTTTGAAAGGAATTTATGAGCTGATGAATTGGCAACGTGAAGACGGTGTTCTCTTTGCACCGGTTCCTTCGGCAAATTGGGGACGCGAACTTCCTTTGCAAATGCTTGCTTCTGTTGGATATTACGGTTTTTATACTCATTATTTCTTTAGTGGCGACAGCTCTTTTGTGGCACCTGTTTACGACAGATTGCATCGCTACTTGCATGAAGTGTGGCAACCCGAACAAAATGGTTTGGTTCCTGAAAGGGCAGGCGACTGGAGCTGGGGTGACTGGGGCGAAAATATAGATATGGGTGTACTAACCAATTCTTGGTATTACCTGGCATTGAAGGCCGAGAAATCTTTTGCAGGTATGCTTGGAAAAACAGCCGATGTTGAGCATATTGATGCCATGATGAAATCGTTTCAATCTTGTTTTAATACGAAATACTGGACAGGAACATGCTACCGTTCGCCGGGATATAATGGAGAAACAGACGATCGGGCTCAAGCGCTTGCTGTAGTTTCTGGTCTTGCCTCGGCCGAAAAGTATCCAGCCTTGCTTCAGGTATTTAAAAAAGAATACCACGCTAGTCCGTATATGGAGAAATATGTGCTGGAAGCACTTTTTAAAATGGGAGAACCCTCTTTTGCTTTACAGCGAATAAAAAGCAGATACGGTAAAATGGTGGGATATAAGGAATATACCACATTGTTTGAAGGATGGGGAGCTGGAGTGGATGGCTTTGGCGGAGGTACCATAAACCATGCCTGGAGCGGCGGACCACTTACAATCTTGAGTCAGAAGTTGTGCGGCATAGAACCTACTTCTCCTGCCTTTAAAACATTCAGGGTTGCACCTCAGATGGGAACACTTACTGATGCTTCCGCTACGGTTCCGAGTATTTACGGAGACATCAAAGTCGCAATTAGTCAGAAGGGTAAAGCAATGTCCATTCATGTAGATGTGCCCGATGGTACAACTGCCGAGGTTGTATTTCCCAACGGCAAAAAGGTGAAGTTAGCGCCAGGAACTCATTTGCTTAAAGGACATACAAGATAG
- a CDS encoding phosphatidylglycerol lysyltransferase domain-containing protein codes for MQIQFKPITLEDRDIIKSFTIPGDYRNCDFSFSNMCSWSFLYKSEYAVVDDSLLIRFWIEDGTRIAYMCPIGKGDLKQAVELLEEDSLANGHPLLMLGITPAAKEKLNAAFPDALVYIPNRDYFDYIYMREDLATLKGKKYQSKRNHINNFKKQYPYEYLPITPELVPHCLRLEHKWFKANDPESEGDDLTYERRSLTFALQNFEALGLTGGAIRVGTEIVAFTFGSPINHNTFGVHVEKADVNFQGAFTIINQEFASRIPEQYLYVNREEDLGLPGLRQAKLSYNPVILLEKNVVVKKPQS; via the coding sequence ATGCAAATACAGTTTAAGCCAATTACCCTCGAAGACAGGGACATTATAAAGTCATTTACCATTCCCGGCGATTACCGGAATTGCGATTTTTCATTTTCTAATATGTGTAGCTGGAGTTTTCTTTACAAGAGCGAATATGCTGTAGTTGATGATTCGCTGCTGATTCGCTTCTGGATTGAAGATGGAACCCGCATTGCTTATATGTGTCCTATTGGTAAAGGGGATCTGAAACAGGCCGTGGAATTGTTGGAAGAAGATTCGCTTGCCAATGGTCATCCTCTCCTAATGCTGGGTATTACTCCGGCTGCCAAAGAAAAACTGAATGCAGCATTCCCGGATGCGCTCGTTTATATTCCTAACAGGGATTATTTCGATTACATTTATATGAGGGAAGACTTGGCAACTTTAAAAGGTAAAAAATATCAGTCCAAACGCAATCACATTAATAACTTCAAGAAACAATATCCTTACGAATACTTACCCATTACTCCGGAGTTGGTCCCTCATTGCCTAAGACTGGAGCATAAATGGTTTAAAGCCAACGATCCGGAATCTGAGGGTGATGATCTTACCTACGAGAGACGTTCGCTGACTTTTGCCTTGCAAAACTTTGAAGCTCTTGGATTAACTGGAGGGGCCATACGGGTAGGTACCGAAATAGTGGCTTTCACATTTGGTTCGCCTATTAATCATAACACGTTTGGTGTACATGTAGAAAAGGCTGATGTTAACTTTCAGGGTGCTTTCACAATAATAAACCAAGAGTTTGCATCGCGTATTCCAGAGCAATACCTGTATGTGAACAGGGAAGAAGATTTGGGATTACCCGGATTAAGACAGGCAAAGCTTTCGTATAATCCTGTTATTTTACTTGAAAAGAATGTAGTTGTAAAAAAACCTCAGAGCTAA
- a CDS encoding aminopeptidase P family protein: protein MFSRETYIARRAQLKKALGSGLLLFLGNDECGVNYADNTYTFRQDSTFLYYFGLPYAGLSAVIDIDSNKEIIFGDELTIDSIVWMGTQPTLSEKCESVGINKMLPSDAVGIYLQDAKQKGQNIHYLPTYRPEHQLKLFSWLNEHPALQQASLPFIMAVVNQRNYKSDEEIVEIEKACMVTADMHLTAMRTVRPGIRESEVAAAVAEVALAANYQLSFPIIGTINGQTLHNHHHGNMIKSGDLYLLDAGAETEMGYAGDMTSTIPADATFTTRQKEIYDIVIASHEASFAALRPGVTFESVYDLSAKVIFEGLKALGFMRGNADEAVKAGAHALLYPHGLGHMMGLDVHDMENLGEIYVGHNGKPKSTQFGRKSLRLGRILEPGFVHTIEPGIYFIPELIDLWRSEHKFEEFINYEKVATYKDFGGIRNEADYLITPTGSRLLGKQLPRTTDEVEALR from the coding sequence ATGTTCTCAAGAGAAACCTACATTGCCCGCCGTGCCCAGCTTAAGAAGGCACTTGGTTCGGGGCTGTTATTGTTTTTAGGAAACGATGAATGTGGTGTAAACTACGCAGATAACACCTATACTTTCCGTCAGGATTCCACCTTCCTTTATTATTTTGGGCTACCCTATGCCGGCCTCTCGGCAGTTATAGATATCGACTCCAACAAAGAAATTATCTTTGGCGACGAGCTAACCATCGATTCTATCGTATGGATGGGTACCCAACCTACACTTAGCGAAAAATGTGAAAGTGTTGGTATTAACAAGATGTTACCTTCCGATGCAGTTGGTATCTATCTGCAAGATGCTAAACAAAAGGGACAGAATATTCATTACCTTCCAACATACCGTCCGGAGCATCAGCTTAAATTGTTTTCATGGCTTAATGAACATCCTGCCTTACAACAGGCTTCACTGCCGTTTATCATGGCTGTGGTTAATCAAAGAAACTACAAAAGCGACGAAGAAATAGTTGAAATAGAGAAAGCATGCATGGTTACTGCCGACATGCACTTAACTGCCATGCGGACAGTTCGTCCGGGGATTCGTGAAAGTGAAGTGGCAGCTGCAGTTGCCGAAGTGGCGCTTGCAGCCAATTATCAGCTTTCTTTTCCCATCATCGGAACTATTAACGGACAAACCTTACACAACCACCACCACGGTAATATGATTAAAAGCGGTGACTTGTATTTGCTTGATGCCGGAGCCGAAACGGAAATGGGTTATGCTGGTGATATGACGTCTACTATTCCTGCCGATGCCACCTTCACCACTCGTCAGAAAGAAATTTATGATATTGTTATTGCATCACACGAGGCTTCTTTCGCTGCCCTTCGCCCCGGTGTAACCTTCGAGTCGGTATATGATCTTTCTGCAAAAGTAATTTTTGAAGGACTGAAGGCTCTTGGATTTATGCGCGGTAACGCCGATGAAGCCGTTAAAGCCGGAGCACACGCACTTTTATACCCTCATGGTTTGGGACACATGATGGGACTGGATGTTCATGATATGGAAAATCTGGGTGAAATCTATGTAGGTCATAACGGTAAACCCAAAAGCACGCAGTTTGGCCGGAAATCTCTTCGTCTGGGCAGAATACTTGAACCGGGTTTTGTACATACTATCGAACCGGGTATTTACTTTATACCCGAACTTATTGATTTGTGGAGAAGCGAGCACAAATTCGAGGAATTCATTAATTACGAGAAAGTGGCTACCTATAAGGATTTCGGAGGTATACGAAACGAGGCTGATTATTTGATTACGCCTACCGGTTCGCGACTGCTTGGAAAGCAACTTCCACGCACAACCGATGAGGTGGAAGCCTTGAGGTAA
- a CDS encoding GNAT family N-acetyltransferase — MTDIQQLKAMWRLLFGDTEAFISLYFNEVVRKENTRVIVEDGRIVSALYMLPYPFYIWGKEIASSYISGAGTLPEAQGRGLMQQLLVDSFKEMSRQNIPLSTLIPADPWLFGFYEKSGYATVFNYVQESYELKDIRDNYLAIRIHPFEKLDIELCQKYLDQQLHTRKSCVLHPLDNFRTIVCDYSLSDGKIWVAFEEDDIPAGIIFTVNKGDESFLAKEFIYANEKVKKALLQTAAVHYNVQKGIYRTPATSDKGTPLGMARIIDANEILSAWSARYPEKNLHINLTDPLLPVNNGGYRVENGLCIKSDNFLTAPSCLVMNIAQLAQFLLLPEHPYMSLMFD; from the coding sequence GTGACCGACATACAACAACTCAAAGCCATGTGGAGATTGCTTTTCGGTGATACGGAAGCATTCATATCTCTTTATTTCAATGAAGTGGTACGGAAAGAAAATACCCGCGTTATTGTAGAAGACGGGCGTATCGTTTCCGCTTTGTACATGCTCCCTTATCCTTTTTACATTTGGGGCAAGGAGATTGCTTCATCGTATATTTCGGGTGCTGGAACACTTCCCGAGGCGCAGGGACGTGGTCTGATGCAACAGCTCCTTGTCGATTCATTTAAGGAAATGAGCCGGCAAAATATTCCTTTATCAACTCTTATTCCTGCCGACCCATGGCTTTTTGGATTCTATGAGAAAAGCGGATATGCCACAGTTTTCAATTACGTGCAGGAAAGTTATGAATTGAAGGATATCAGAGACAATTATCTGGCGATAAGAATTCATCCTTTTGAAAAGCTGGATATAGAGCTTTGCCAAAAGTATTTAGACCAGCAATTGCATACAAGGAAAAGTTGTGTACTGCATCCTTTGGATAATTTCCGGACTATAGTTTGCGATTATTCGCTTTCTGATGGGAAAATATGGGTTGCTTTTGAGGAAGATGATATTCCTGCGGGTATAATTTTTACTGTTAATAAGGGAGATGAGAGCTTTTTGGCTAAAGAATTTATTTATGCAAACGAAAAGGTAAAAAAAGCTTTACTTCAGACTGCTGCTGTTCATTATAATGTACAAAAAGGAATTTACCGTACTCCGGCAACTTCGGACAAAGGGACTCCCTTAGGCATGGCACGTATTATTGATGCAAACGAAATATTGTCTGCCTGGTCTGCCAGATATCCGGAAAAGAATCTGCATATAAACCTTACCGATCCGTTGCTTCCGGTAAATAATGGGGGATATCGTGTCGAAAACGGGCTGTGTATCAAAAGCGATAATTTTCTTACAGCCCCGTCTTGCCTGGTAATGAATATTGCCCAGCTTGCCCAATTTTTATTACTTCCGGAACATCCGTATATGAGTTTGATGTTTGATTAA
- a CDS encoding formate/nitrite transporter family protein: MSIYTPKELPVIAERTGIDKANYNWKKTFTLGMLAGAYIAMGATLAVYVSSGFPTISEQNPVFQKLLAGLAFPVGLMLVIIAGAELFTGNNAMLIPGFMNGKIKWHTVLKNWALVFGSNFIGTIFFAYLLVHITGILSHDPWQSSIIHTAVYKTTQPWHVIFLKGIGANWLVCLAVWLGLSAQSTSGKIAGLWWPVMAFVVLGYEHSIANMFYIPMGIFEGAPVTWASFVFNNLIPSALGNIVGGAFFVGGIYWYTYIKIEK; the protein is encoded by the coding sequence ATGAGCATATACACACCTAAAGAACTTCCTGTAATTGCAGAAAGAACAGGAATTGACAAAGCAAATTACAATTGGAAAAAGACCTTTACACTGGGGATGTTGGCAGGAGCCTACATTGCCATGGGGGCGACACTCGCTGTATATGTAAGCAGCGGTTTTCCGACTATCAGTGAACAGAATCCGGTATTTCAAAAGCTTTTGGCCGGGCTTGCCTTCCCTGTTGGACTTATGTTGGTAATAATTGCCGGTGCAGAACTCTTTACAGGCAACAATGCCATGTTGATTCCGGGCTTTATGAACGGTAAAATAAAATGGCATACCGTACTAAAAAACTGGGCACTGGTGTTTGGAAGCAACTTTATAGGTACCATTTTCTTTGCCTACCTGTTGGTACACATAACCGGAATATTGAGTCACGATCCGTGGCAGAGTTCCATTATTCATACGGCTGTGTATAAAACAACTCAGCCTTGGCATGTAATATTTTTGAAAGGTATCGGAGCTAACTGGCTGGTGTGCCTTGCTGTATGGCTGGGACTTTCGGCACAGTCTACTTCGGGTAAGATTGCCGGTTTGTGGTGGCCGGTTATGGCATTTGTGGTACTTGGATACGAACACAGCATTGCCAATATGTTTTACATTCCAATGGGTATTTTCGAAGGAGCACCTGTAACCTGGGCTTCGTTTGTGTTTAACAACCTTATTCCCTCTGCTCTTGGAAACATCGTGGGAGGAGCTTTCTTTGTGGGGGGTATTTACTGGTACACTTATATAAAAATTGAGAAGTAA